TCAATTGTTAATATATCTCTTTATGGTCTTTCTCAAGCTCTACAACCTATAATTTCGTATAATTTAGGAGCTAATAGAATTGATAAAATTAAAGATGTACTTAAAGTTGCTTTAAAATCTGGAGCAGTAATTGGACTAACAACCTTCATTGGAATGCATCTATTTGGTGATAAAATAATTTATCTTTTTTCAAATGGAAATAAGGAGTTAGCTGATTTAACTAACAAAGCTATATTTTTCTTTACATTTGCGTATTTATTATCATTTATTAATATAATATCTAGTAGTTTCCATACATCTATTGAAAAACCTTTTGAATCAGCGTTTATATCTTGTGGAAGATCTATTATATTTGTATTAATTCCCCTTTTTATATTACCCGCATTCATAGGTGAAATAGGCATCTGGTTAGCTATTCCTATTGCTGAACTTATTTGTCTTGGTATAAGTATTCCATTAATGAAAAAATCATTAAAAAAACTTCCTCTTTCTATTTAAGAGGAAGTTTTATCTTTCCATTTTTATAAAACGGAGTAATACTAAAAGCGTCTACAGTTGTACAATACTCTAAATCATTTTCATAACCGATAGATTTCAAATAACTATAGTGCTTACTTTCAGATAAAATTTCTTTTATATCTGAAGTTAAGTCTGCTATCTTTTTCAATGATAATCCTAAATCATTTATTTCTAATTTAATCTTTTCAGACATTTTTTTTATAATCATTCCAGCACATAAGCTATCATCTAATGAAAATTCATCATCTGTTCCAGCACAAAGAATAACAACGTCTTTTTCACTTTCTAAAAGCTTTTCAGAAATAGCAGATATATTTAAGTAACAAGCTATATATAAATTATCAGCACTTAAAGCATTCTCTATAGCTCGTGTTCCATTACTTGTTGTCATGAAAATTTCTTTTCCTTGAACAGCTTCTTTAGTGAATTCTAGAGGAGAATTTCCAAATTTAAATCCCTCTATTTTGAGTCCTCTTCTCTCTCCTGCTAAAAATCCATCTTTTTTTGCCCTCCACTTCTCTTTCGCTTCATCTATCTCTTTAAAGGGATAAATACAGCTAGCACCATTTTCTAAAGCTGTAACCATAACTGTTGTAGCTCTTAGCACGTCAATTACAACAACATTTTTTCCGTTAAATTTCTTTTTTAAGGCACATTTTGCTGATTCTAAAACTTCTACTTTCATATTTAATCATCTCCTTATTTTTGTATTTTATAATATTTCTTTTGAAATTTAAAGAATTATATGGTAATAATAGTAACAATATAAAAAATATGTGAGGGGTGTTAGTATGGGTAGAGATGGTTTTAAGATACAACTTGTTCAAGAAAATATAATTCATAATTTTAATTATATAAAGAATTATACAAAAAAAGAGATTATTTCAGTTGTCAAAGCAAATGCTTATGGTCATGGTTTAAAAGAGGTTGTTCCTATTCTAGTAGAGGGTGGATGCAACTATTTTGCTGTTGCTAGAGAGTCTGAAGCTCTAGAAATTCTTTCACTTAATATTCCTAATATTAATATTTTAATTTTTGAAACAGTTGAAGATTTTTCAATTTTAAAAAAATATAAAAATTTAGAAATGGTTATTAATAGCACTGACGAACTTTTAGAACTAATTAAAGAGAAGGTAAATTTTTCTCAACTTCATTTGAAATTTGACTTTGGTTTTGCTCGAAATGGATTTATTCAAAACGATATTGATTCTATAAAAGATATTATAATAAAAAATAATCTTCATTTTAAGGGTGCTATGACACATTTTTTTAGTTCTGATATTAATGAAACCATCGATATTCAAAATAAGTTTATTGAATCAATTAATTACATTGGAAACAATTATTTTGATATTATACATTCTCAAAATAGTGCTGCCACGCTCTTAGGATTAGGAAACGGTTCTACACATGTTCGTTGTGGAATAAGTCTTCTAGGAATGCTAGACCCTGGAATTATAGATTACAATATTAAGCGTTCTTGGACTCTTTCTGGTCCTATATATAATATAAAGAATTTTTCAGATTTAGATTTTATTGGATATGAACGTATAAAAAATATATTTATAAATAACTATTCAAAAGTTGGAAAAATAAAAATTGGTTATGGAGATGGATTTTCTAAGAGAAATACAAATATCTTGTGCCATATAAATAATAAAGAATATCCTATAGTTCACATTAGTATGGATACATCATTTGTTCTTATAGATGATTCTGTTAATTTAGGCGATTTTGTAGAAATTTATAAAGATTTCGATAAATGTAATGCTTTTTTAAAAATGGATCATTACGAATATACTACTCTTATAAACTCTAGAATTCCTAGATTTGTTGTTAAATAATAAAAGATTTTCTCTTCAATCTCAGTATATATAGTTAAGTATCTTTGTGGAGGTGTGTTAATATGAATTTTAAAGATGTTATTTCTAAAAGAAGAAGTGTTAATTTTTTTGATCCAAATAGAGAGCTTGACTTGAAACTTTTTGAAGATATTATAAATGAGGCTGTTCTTGCTCCATCAGCGTTTAATCTTCAACCTTGGGAAATTATTGCTGTTCGTTCTACTGAAGCTAAGGAAAAACTTTTTACAGCTTGTAATCAACCTAAAATAAAAGAAGCTTCTATGACTCTAATCTTAGTTGGGGACACTTTTGGATATGGTCGAGACAATCCTATGTGGAATATAAAAATTGATTTAGGATTAAAAGAAGAAAAAGTTGGACAGCTTATTAATATGTGCGAAACTGTTTTATACCCTACAGAAGTTAAAAGAAATGCTATGGCTGTTAGAGATGTTTCTCTTTTAGCAATGTCAATTATGCTATGTGCAAAAGACCATGGTGTTGATACTCACCCAATGATTGGGTTTAATGAAGATAAGGTAAAAGAACTTTTTAATATTGATGAAGATAAAACAGTAGTTATGCTTCTTTCAATAGGATATTTTGATGAAACTAAAACTTTAAATCCAAGAGAAAGAAGATTAAATTTCAATGAAATTTGTACTGTTATATAAAGTAAAAAACAAGCAAGTTTAAAATCCTTGCTTGTTTTTTTATCGATTAATTTTTTAGTGCTCTTTCTAGTCTTTTTAATGCTTCTTCTAAAATAGATTTATGACATGCAAAATTTAGTCTTATAAATTCCTTTCCTTCGTTTCCAAATATCTCTCCGCCATCAATAACAATCTTAGCTTCTTTTTCTAATTTATTTTTTAACTCTTTCTCATCTAAATTTAACTCTCTAAAATCAATCCAAGCTAAATATGTTCCTTCTATTGGTAAGCACTTTACTTTTGGTATCCTCTCTTCTAAATATTTTTTTAGAAATAAATAGTTCTCTTCAAGATATTCCAACAAATTATTTAACCAATCCTCACCTTCTTTTGAATAACAACTTTTAACTCCAATTGCTCCAAAAATATTTGGTACTGGTTTAGCAGCTACTTTAAACATTTCATTTATAAATTTTTCTCTTAAATTATTATTAGGTATTATTATATTTGATGCTTTTAAACCTGCTAAATTAAATGTTTTACTTATTGATGTACATACAACTAAATAATCATGAATTTTACTATTTAAAATTCCCATTGATGTAAATTTATTATTAAATAGTATTAAATCACTATGAATCTCATCTGAAACTACTATTTTTTTATATTTTAAACATAGCTCTATAATATTCTTTAATTCATTTTCACTCCAAACTCTTCCAACTGGATTATGAGGATTACATAAAATTAACATTTTATTTTTTGAATCTTTCAATTTTTCTTCTAAATCTTTAAAATCTATTTCATATCTATCCTGAATCAATTTTAATGAGTTATTTACTACTTTTCTATTATTTAACTCTACAGACCCTTTAAACGGTGGATATACTGGATTTTGAACTATTACTCCATCTCCAGGTTCAGTGAATGCTTGAATTGCATAACATAATGCAGGAACGACTCCACTTGTTGGAACTATCCAAGATTTTTCTATATCCCAATTATTCTTATTTTTCAACCAAAATATAACACTGTTATAGTAATCATCACCAACTGTATTATAACCAAATACACCATGACTAACTCTTTCCAACAAAGCTTTTTCTA
The genomic region above belongs to Cetobacterium somerae ATCC BAA-474 and contains:
- a CDS encoding MalY/PatB family protein, whose amino-acid sequence is MNFNNYVERKGSDSRKWSLEGMLEMASYVDENSIPMWVADMDFKAPDFVEKALLERVSHGVFGYNTVGDDYYNSVIFWLKNKNNWDIEKSWIVPTSGVVPALCYAIQAFTEPGDGVIVQNPVYPPFKGSVELNNRKVVNNSLKLIQDRYEIDFKDLEEKLKDSKNKMLILCNPHNPVGRVWSENELKNIIELCLKYKKIVVSDEIHSDLILFNNKFTSMGILNSKIHDYLVVCTSISKTFNLAGLKASNIIIPNNNLREKFINEMFKVAAKPVPNIFGAIGVKSCYSKEGEDWLNNLLEYLEENYLFLKKYLEERIPKVKCLPIEGTYLAWIDFRELNLDEKELKNKLEKEAKIVIDGGEIFGNEGKEFIRLNFACHKSILEEALKRLERALKN
- a CDS encoding nitroreductase family protein, with amino-acid sequence MNFKDVISKRRSVNFFDPNRELDLKLFEDIINEAVLAPSAFNLQPWEIIAVRSTEAKEKLFTACNQPKIKEASMTLILVGDTFGYGRDNPMWNIKIDLGLKEEKVGQLINMCETVLYPTEVKRNAMAVRDVSLLAMSIMLCAKDHGVDTHPMIGFNEDKVKELFNIDEDKTVVMLLSIGYFDETKTLNPRERRLNFNEICTVI
- a CDS encoding alanine racemase, with product MGRDGFKIQLVQENIIHNFNYIKNYTKKEIISVVKANAYGHGLKEVVPILVEGGCNYFAVARESEALEILSLNIPNINILIFETVEDFSILKKYKNLEMVINSTDELLELIKEKVNFSQLHLKFDFGFARNGFIQNDIDSIKDIIIKNNLHFKGAMTHFFSSDINETIDIQNKFIESINYIGNNYFDIIHSQNSAATLLGLGNGSTHVRCGISLLGMLDPGIIDYNIKRSWTLSGPIYNIKNFSDLDFIGYERIKNIFINNYSKVGKIKIGYGDGFSKRNTNILCHINNKEYPIVHISMDTSFVLIDDSVNLGDFVEIYKDFDKCNAFLKMDHYEYTTLINSRIPRFVVK
- a CDS encoding 2-phosphosulfolactate phosphatase, translated to MKVEVLESAKCALKKKFNGKNVVVIDVLRATTVMVTALENGASCIYPFKEIDEAKEKWRAKKDGFLAGERRGLKIEGFKFGNSPLEFTKEAVQGKEIFMTTSNGTRAIENALSADNLYIACYLNISAISEKLLESEKDVVILCAGTDDEFSLDDSLCAGMIIKKMSEKIKLEINDLGLSLKKIADLTSDIKEILSESKHYSYLKSIGYENDLEYCTTVDAFSITPFYKNGKIKLPLK